The Vibrio agarivorans genome window below encodes:
- the yejK gene encoding nucleoid-associated protein YejK, producing the protein MSLQLSNIILHQLSKNDQEELVVNYRSDALELDHTSENLVAELHRTFNAKAGKGFGLFKSDSEFQQRLDTFRKGELSFYEFSQQCGESLKHELAKYPFADEGIFVIAEYQSLATDYLFIAILPSNQSLKVTEGLDISATDYLDINKMDIAARLDLSTYDTDKESNRYLSYIKGRVGRKVADFFLDFLQAEVGLDSKQQNLVLMQAVEDFCSDAQLDKQETTEYKKQVATYCTEQLKSGDEIHLTELSGELPPTDSGSSFQEFTQSQGYELEESFPADRTTVRKLTKYVGAGGGLNLSFDSLLLGERVFYDQDTDTLTIKGCPPNLKDQLTRQSH; encoded by the coding sequence ATGAGTCTGCAGCTTTCTAACATTATTTTGCACCAACTAAGTAAGAACGATCAGGAAGAATTGGTCGTAAACTATCGCTCTGATGCGCTAGAACTCGATCACACGAGTGAAAATTTGGTGGCAGAATTACACCGTACTTTTAATGCCAAAGCAGGCAAAGGCTTTGGCTTGTTCAAAAGTGATAGTGAATTTCAACAGCGCTTAGATACGTTCCGCAAGGGAGAGTTGAGCTTTTATGAGTTTTCTCAGCAGTGCGGAGAGAGCCTAAAGCATGAACTGGCTAAATACCCGTTTGCTGACGAAGGTATTTTTGTGATTGCTGAGTATCAGTCATTGGCAACTGATTACCTATTCATTGCTATTTTGCCGTCCAATCAAAGCCTAAAAGTGACGGAAGGCCTTGATATCAGTGCGACAGATTATCTTGATATCAATAAGATGGACATTGCAGCACGCCTTGACTTATCAACATACGATACCGACAAAGAGTCGAACCGTTACCTCAGCTACATCAAAGGTCGCGTGGGTCGTAAAGTGGCTGATTTCTTCTTAGACTTTCTGCAAGCTGAGGTGGGCTTAGACAGTAAGCAGCAAAACTTAGTCTTGATGCAAGCGGTGGAAGATTTCTGTTCTGACGCTCAGCTCGATAAGCAAGAAACCACGGAATACAAAAAGCAAGTTGCGACTTATTGTACCGAGCAGTTGAAATCGGGTGATGAGATTCATCTAACAGAGCTTTCTGGTGAGTTGCCTCCAACAGATTCGGGCAGTTCTTTTCAGGAGTTCACGCAATCTCAGGGCTATGAGTTGGAAGAGAGTTTTCCAGCCGACCGCACGACAGTACGCAAGCTGACTAAATATGTTGGCGCTGGTGGCGGTCTCAATTTGAGCTTTGATAGTTTGCTGCTTGGCGAGCGTGTGTTCTATGATCAAGACACAGACACACTCACGATCAAAGGTTGTCCGCCAAATCTGAAGGACCAACTGACTCGTCAATCACATTGA
- a CDS encoding YejL family protein, with protein MPITSKYSDEQVEQILAEVAAILEKHQASPELSLMIAGNIATNVLNQNVAPSQRKAIADKFAQALVSSLEDKAH; from the coding sequence ATGCCGATTACATCTAAATACAGTGACGAACAAGTTGAGCAAATCCTAGCAGAGGTTGCCGCTATCCTAGAAAAACACCAAGCATCACCAGAATTATCTCTGATGATTGCAGGTAATATTGCAACTAATGTCTTAAATCAAAACGTTGCGCCTTCACAGCGTAAAGCGATTGCTGATAAATTTGCACAAGCTCTTGTTTCTTCTCTAGAAGATAAAGCTCACTAA
- a CDS encoding DUF3413 domain-containing protein, translating to MVDSGNSYSERVSRLVGWGHWFAFFNIIAAMLIGTRYIVQSPWPETLFGQFYLAVSWVGHFGFLVFALYLLVLFPLTFLIPSRKLFRLVAVLFATLGLTVLLIDTQAYQSINLHLNPVVWELLFTDDSSPVSRDIQHLFIVLPLIFLLQLGLSEWVWRKQRKLSQRHIGRPIASVFFVCFIISHLTYMWADVSFYEPVTKQRANFPLSYPMTAKSFMEKHGILDREEYERRQKENEARGEEINYPLEPIVFERRANPLNVLVISVNNLRADALNQYAMPFTYRFSNNALKFTEHYSSSNDVQGMFGLFYGLPTSYLSSAANQNAQSILLSTMADNDYQFGLFSGDNFDDELYNSVIFKDMPFIELENQVQLAERWSAWVTEQTNAPWFSFIELTTVEQFNPAAEYKGSTRDILRQGYAESVRQADEQLRQIFEQLNQLDSQGETVVIITSNHGIEFNETDTNSWGAGSNYSKYQLSVPLVVKWPGKLSAEYDHPTSHLDISVTLMEELLGASSNPSDYSSGRNLFNERKRNWVIAGNSNELALLTKRNTTVVDRFGNFKIYDSKYRRLKDASPTLPVLMQGLTELQRFYND from the coding sequence ATGGTAGATAGTGGAAATTCCTACTCGGAACGTGTGTCTCGTCTCGTTGGATGGGGACATTGGTTTGCGTTTTTCAATATCATCGCGGCCATGCTTATCGGTACGCGTTACATCGTGCAATCACCATGGCCAGAAACCCTGTTTGGTCAATTCTATTTGGCGGTGTCATGGGTTGGTCACTTTGGCTTCCTGGTGTTTGCCCTCTACTTATTGGTGCTGTTCCCTCTTACGTTCCTGATACCTTCTAGAAAACTGTTCCGTCTAGTGGCGGTTCTGTTTGCTACGCTAGGACTGACCGTTCTATTGATTGATACACAAGCGTATCAGTCGATCAACCTTCACCTAAATCCGGTAGTTTGGGAGTTGCTGTTCACTGATGACTCATCCCCAGTGAGCCGTGACATCCAACACCTGTTTATCGTTCTACCCCTTATATTCCTGTTACAGCTTGGTTTATCTGAATGGGTTTGGCGTAAACAGCGCAAGCTTTCTCAACGCCACATTGGCCGTCCGATTGCCTCTGTCTTTTTTGTCTGTTTCATCATTAGTCATCTCACCTACATGTGGGCAGATGTCTCATTCTATGAGCCAGTAACCAAACAGCGTGCTAACTTCCCACTCTCTTATCCGATGACCGCGAAGTCATTTATGGAGAAACACGGCATCCTTGACCGTGAAGAGTACGAACGCCGTCAAAAAGAAAATGAAGCTCGTGGCGAAGAGATCAACTATCCACTAGAACCTATTGTCTTTGAACGCAGAGCCAACCCACTGAACGTGTTGGTTATTAGCGTGAATAACTTACGTGCGGATGCCTTGAACCAATATGCGATGCCGTTTACTTATCGCTTTTCAAACAACGCACTAAAGTTTACTGAACACTACAGTTCAAGCAACGATGTGCAAGGCATGTTTGGTTTATTTTATGGCCTACCGACCAGCTACTTGAGCAGCGCAGCAAACCAAAACGCACAATCTATTTTGTTATCAACGATGGCTGACAATGACTATCAGTTCGGCCTATTTAGTGGTGACAACTTCGATGATGAGCTCTACAACAGCGTGATCTTCAAAGATATGCCGTTTATTGAACTTGAAAACCAAGTTCAATTAGCAGAGCGCTGGAGTGCGTGGGTAACAGAGCAAACCAATGCGCCTTGGTTTAGCTTTATCGAACTGACTACCGTTGAACAATTTAACCCAGCGGCTGAGTATAAAGGTTCAACACGCGATATCCTGCGTCAAGGCTACGCAGAGTCTGTACGTCAGGCCGATGAGCAACTGCGTCAGATCTTTGAACAGCTCAACCAGCTCGATAGCCAAGGCGAAACGGTGGTTATCATCACCTCAAACCACGGTATCGAGTTTAACGAAACCGACACGAATAGCTGGGGAGCGGGTTCAAACTACAGTAAATACCAGCTCTCTGTCCCTCTTGTGGTTAAGTGGCCGGGTAAGCTCTCAGCAGAATATGACCATCCTACCAGTCACCTTGATATCTCTGTCACCTTGATGGAAGAGTTGCTAGGTGCTTCATCGAACCCAAGTGATTACAGTAGTGGTCGTAACCTGTTTAATGAGCGTAAGCGCAACTGGGTAATCGCAGGTAACAGCAACGAGCTCGCACTGCTTACCAAGCGCAATACCACTGTCGTCGATCGTTTCGGTAACTTTAAGATCTATGACAGCAAGTACCGCCGCTTAAAAGACGCAAGCCCGACATTGCCTGTGTTGATGCAAGGCTTAACTGAGCTACAACGTTTCTATAACGATTAG
- a CDS encoding DMT family transporter yields the protein MHYVLLSFAILAEVIATSFLAKTDGFSKPLPTLMCLGFYAVAFASLAQVVKVMPVGIAYAIWCGAGIVLVAGFGWLYYGQKLDLPAVIGISFILLGTVIVNVFSKAVTH from the coding sequence TTGCATTATGTTTTACTCTCCTTCGCGATTCTTGCGGAGGTTATCGCGACCAGTTTCTTAGCTAAAACCGATGGTTTTTCAAAGCCGCTGCCTACATTAATGTGCCTCGGTTTTTATGCAGTAGCCTTTGCTTCATTAGCACAAGTTGTCAAAGTCATGCCTGTTGGTATCGCCTATGCGATATGGTGTGGTGCTGGTATTGTTTTGGTGGCAGGATTTGGCTGGCTCTATTATGGTCAAAAGCTCGATCTACCCGCTGTGATCGGAATCAGTTTTATTCTACTCGGGACAGTTATTGTCAATGTGTTTTCTAAAGCAGTGACGCACTAG
- a CDS encoding LysR substrate-binding domain-containing protein: protein MLPPLKSLVAFEACARHQSISKAANELHVTQAAVSQHIKSLEQYLGFALFNREQRRLRLSAQGQKYYPTVHQSLLAIRNQTQALTHNTEPQQLTIKVNTSFAFCWLAPMLEDFYHQHPYINVRLHTDDWPQLEGSQPMLDVEIVNGPANSEGGGELVCKEYWVAVCSPSFRDKHAALIDGGQFEQLPGIYVRGYSEGWPEWLSMNGFSCTAPNRQYEVGSTMMGLELAAKGAGVMLCRSLNAIPLLAKGEVVAISDKVMSATDCHYLTYNRHQAPPKVTLFTQWFKQKLLEQRPEEMFFRVLNTSQTQHGKTRLSQP, encoded by the coding sequence ATGTTGCCTCCATTAAAATCTCTCGTGGCCTTCGAGGCTTGTGCTCGCCATCAATCGATCTCAAAAGCAGCCAATGAGCTTCATGTGACGCAAGCGGCTGTTAGTCAGCACATCAAGTCGCTTGAGCAGTATTTGGGCTTTGCTTTGTTTAACCGTGAGCAGCGTCGGCTGCGTTTGTCTGCTCAGGGGCAAAAATATTATCCGACGGTGCATCAATCTTTATTAGCGATCCGTAACCAAACTCAGGCATTAACCCACAATACAGAGCCCCAACAGCTCACAATCAAGGTTAATACGTCATTCGCTTTCTGTTGGTTAGCGCCCATGCTTGAAGACTTTTATCACCAACATCCATATATCAATGTTCGTTTACATACCGATGACTGGCCTCAACTAGAGGGAAGTCAGCCAATGTTAGATGTCGAAATCGTTAATGGCCCTGCCAACAGCGAAGGGGGCGGGGAACTTGTGTGTAAAGAGTATTGGGTGGCTGTCTGTAGCCCAAGTTTTCGAGATAAACACGCTGCCCTTATCGACGGAGGTCAGTTTGAACAACTTCCCGGTATTTACGTCAGGGGTTATTCAGAGGGCTGGCCTGAGTGGTTGTCTATGAATGGGTTCAGTTGTACTGCGCCGAATCGTCAATACGAAGTGGGCAGTACTATGATGGGCTTAGAGCTTGCGGCGAAGGGGGCAGGGGTGATGCTCTGTCGTTCCTTGAATGCTATCCCACTGCTGGCAAAAGGCGAGGTAGTGGCTATCAGCGACAAGGTGATGAGTGCGACAGACTGCCATTATTTAACGTACAATCGTCATCAAGCCCCTCCGAAGGTGACGCTGTTTACTCAATGGTTTAAGCAAAAATTGTTGGAGCAGCGGCCAGAAGAGATGTTTTTTCGAGTGCTCAACACATCCCAAACTCAACACGGCAAAACACGTTTAAGCCAGCCTTAA
- a CDS encoding putative 2-aminoethylphosphonate ABC transporter substrate-binding protein gives MNKLMLAAATAAVSLTSVSAFANQELTVYTAFEIEQIRALESAFQAQHPDIKLNFMRDSTSVVTARLLAEKENPQADVIWGLAATSMMVLDKQNMLTPYAPADLDKLDEKFRDSREVPHWIGMDAWIAGICFNTIEAEKHGLEAPTSWADLTKPEYKGHIVMPNPASSGTGFLDVSAWLQQFGDEKGWEFMEGLHQNIARYTHSGSAPCNLAATGETTMGVSFAFRGATLKQQGAPIEMIFPSEGVGWDMEAAAIVTGTDKTEAAQTLLDFAASEGANKVYNQFYPVIAISELAQPVEHYPTNATEIMIENDFVWASENYDYIINEWVKRFDGKSDAK, from the coding sequence ATGAACAAATTGATGCTTGCTGCTGCAACCGCTGCAGTATCGTTAACGAGTGTTTCAGCTTTTGCTAACCAAGAGCTGACGGTTTACACAGCATTTGAAATTGAACAGATTCGTGCACTTGAAAGTGCCTTCCAAGCTCAGCACCCAGATATCAAGCTGAACTTCATGCGTGACTCTACAAGCGTTGTTACTGCACGTCTTTTGGCAGAAAAAGAGAACCCTCAAGCGGATGTAATTTGGGGTCTTGCAGCAACATCAATGATGGTTCTAGACAAGCAAAACATGCTGACTCCATACGCACCTGCCGATCTAGACAAGCTTGACGAGAAATTCCGCGATAGCCGTGAAGTGCCACACTGGATTGGTATGGACGCATGGATTGCTGGTATCTGTTTCAACACAATTGAAGCCGAGAAGCATGGTTTAGAAGCGCCAACATCTTGGGCTGACCTAACTAAGCCTGAATACAAAGGCCATATCGTCATGCCAAACCCGGCGTCATCGGGTACTGGCTTCTTAGACGTATCTGCTTGGCTACAACAATTTGGCGATGAAAAAGGTTGGGAGTTCATGGAAGGCCTACACCAAAACATCGCGCGCTACACTCACTCAGGTTCAGCACCATGTAACCTAGCGGCAACCGGTGAAACGACAATGGGCGTATCGTTCGCATTCCGTGGTGCCACCCTAAAACAACAAGGTGCACCAATCGAAATGATCTTCCCATCTGAAGGTGTGGGTTGGGATATGGAAGCGGCTGCAATCGTAACTGGCACTGACAAAACTGAAGCGGCTCAAACGCTACTAGATTTCGCCGCTTCTGAAGGTGCAAACAAGGTATACAACCAGTTCTACCCCGTTATTGCTATCAGTGAGCTTGCGCAGCCTGTTGAGCACTACCCAACAAACGCGACTGAAATCATGATTGAAAATGACTTCGTATGGGCATCTGAGAACTACGACTACATCATCAACGAGTGGGTTAAACGCTTCGACGGTAAGTCTGACGCGAAATAA
- a CDS encoding putative 2-aminoethylphosphonate ABC transporter ATP-binding protein: MNTNTYLSVNDLSKHFGDFTALKHISLDIKEGEFICFLGPSGCGKTTLLRAIAGLELPSEGQILQAQRDITLLPPEQRDFGIVFQSYALFPNLTVAENIAFGLTNQGMKKQEALEKVREWLELVDLPNSEHKFPAQLSGGQQQRVALARALALSPGLLLLDEPLSALDAKVRAHLRHEICQLQKKLGITTIMVTHDQEEALTMADRIVVMNHGVVEQIGTPREIYHHPASEFVADFIGAMNFFEAHHEQDGLLSINNYKFTHSNKISGQSVKVALRPEQIKVSANQQAGIKARVVNLEFLGSFVRVECELENDKLIQVDLTSELLDKLKLEPGSVCTLSWKSEDALIFEEQAA; the protein is encoded by the coding sequence GTGAATACTAATACCTATCTATCCGTAAACGACCTGTCTAAGCACTTTGGTGATTTCACCGCACTAAAACACATATCTCTCGATATCAAAGAAGGCGAGTTTATCTGCTTCTTAGGCCCTTCGGGCTGCGGTAAAACCACGCTTTTGCGTGCTATCGCTGGGCTTGAGTTACCAAGCGAAGGCCAAATTCTTCAAGCACAACGTGACATCACCTTATTGCCCCCAGAACAACGTGACTTCGGTATTGTTTTCCAATCTTACGCGCTGTTTCCTAATCTGACTGTTGCTGAAAATATTGCTTTCGGTTTGACCAACCAGGGTATGAAAAAACAGGAAGCTTTGGAAAAAGTACGAGAGTGGCTGGAACTGGTGGACCTACCTAACTCTGAGCACAAATTTCCAGCGCAGCTTTCTGGTGGGCAACAACAACGTGTGGCACTCGCCAGAGCCTTAGCACTGTCTCCGGGACTATTGCTGCTTGATGAACCACTTTCGGCGCTAGATGCCAAAGTTCGTGCACACTTACGTCACGAAATCTGTCAGCTTCAAAAGAAGCTTGGTATCACCACCATTATGGTGACACACGACCAAGAAGAAGCCCTAACCATGGCTGACCGTATTGTCGTGATGAATCACGGCGTTGTAGAGCAAATCGGCACACCGAGAGAGATCTATCATCACCCTGCTTCAGAGTTTGTTGCTGACTTCATCGGCGCGATGAACTTTTTCGAAGCCCACCATGAGCAAGATGGCCTACTGTCCATTAATAACTACAAATTCACTCATTCAAACAAGATTAGCGGACAATCAGTCAAAGTTGCATTACGCCCAGAGCAGATCAAAGTCTCTGCAAACCAACAAGCAGGAATCAAAGCAAGGGTCGTCAACTTGGAGTTTCTTGGGTCATTCGTGCGTGTCGAATGTGAACTTGAGAATGACAAGCTTATTCAGGTCGACCTCACCTCTGAGTTACTGGATAAACTTAAATTAGAACCCGGTAGTGTTTGCACACTGAGTTGGAAGTCTGAAGATGCGCTTATCTTTGAGGAGCAAGCCGCATGA
- a CDS encoding putative 2-aminoethylphosphonate ABC transporter permease subunit produces MSLEATFPQPTQSRHSNSVIGRIQRVSRDQWVMGILLVFAALLMIFGLMAPLWAMFSKSLHNSAGEYIGFENYATYLSSPALTQSIYNTLFIGISVSLIVGLLAFGFSYSLTRTCIPFKRTFKLIGSLPILAPSLLFIYLFGNQGIWKSWLMGESIYGPIGIIMGLVFWCFPHAVLIMSTGLSNADARLYEAARALRTSPLRTFFTVTLPGAKYGLMSAMIVIFTLVVCDFGVAKVIGGQYNVLATDIYKQVIGQHNFAMGAVTSVILLLPAVLSFGVETHIRRKQQSMMSSNAVMYQPQPSKLKDTIAFLFCAGIVVSIIVVIGMALYGSLISFWPYNKSLTLNNYDFERFISYGWAPFFNSVKMALLVAVIGTLLTFVIAYCVEKGRAMKPLRNILHLMAMMPMAVPGMVLGLGYIFFFNSPANPLNGLYGTMTILVLCTVVHLYTVGHMTAMTTLRQIPAEIEAVAASLKIPQYKAFFKISVPLGLPAILDIASYLFVNAMTTTSGVIFLYTTDTVLASIAVMHLDEMGYTAAAAAMAVMIMVTSAIARMIHSAISYVLIKHTQKWRYR; encoded by the coding sequence ATGAGTTTAGAAGCTACATTCCCACAACCAACCCAAAGCAGACACTCAAACTCTGTCATAGGCCGCATCCAAAGAGTCAGTCGCGATCAGTGGGTCATGGGCATACTATTGGTATTCGCGGCTTTACTCATGATTTTTGGCCTTATGGCACCGCTATGGGCAATGTTTAGCAAAAGTCTGCACAACAGTGCTGGCGAGTATATTGGCTTTGAAAACTACGCCACTTATTTGAGTAGCCCTGCCCTAACACAGTCAATCTACAACACACTGTTTATCGGCATCTCGGTTTCTTTGATTGTTGGCCTACTCGCGTTCGGGTTCTCTTACTCATTGACTCGAACCTGTATACCTTTCAAGCGCACGTTTAAGCTGATTGGCAGTTTGCCTATCCTAGCACCATCACTGCTGTTCATCTACTTATTTGGTAATCAGGGGATTTGGAAATCTTGGTTGATGGGAGAAAGTATCTACGGCCCAATCGGTATCATCATGGGCTTGGTGTTCTGGTGCTTCCCTCACGCTGTACTCATTATGTCTACGGGGCTATCAAACGCCGACGCTCGACTTTATGAAGCAGCAAGAGCATTGCGTACGTCACCGCTGCGCACCTTCTTTACCGTGACCTTGCCCGGAGCAAAGTATGGCTTGATGAGTGCGATGATTGTCATCTTCACTCTCGTCGTGTGTGATTTTGGTGTAGCAAAAGTCATTGGCGGTCAATACAACGTACTCGCGACAGATATTTACAAACAGGTTATTGGACAACACAACTTTGCAATGGGTGCGGTAACGTCGGTCATTCTGCTACTTCCTGCCGTATTATCTTTTGGTGTTGAAACCCATATTCGCCGCAAACAACAAAGCATGATGAGCTCCAATGCGGTGATGTATCAACCTCAACCAAGCAAACTCAAAGACACTATCGCCTTTCTATTCTGTGCTGGCATTGTGGTGAGTATTATTGTGGTGATTGGTATGGCGCTTTACGGCTCTCTAATCAGCTTCTGGCCATACAACAAGTCACTGACACTCAACAACTATGATTTTGAGCGCTTCATTAGTTACGGCTGGGCTCCCTTCTTTAACTCAGTGAAGATGGCACTTTTAGTCGCTGTCATTGGCACGCTGCTTACGTTTGTAATCGCCTACTGTGTTGAAAAAGGCCGAGCGATGAAGCCATTACGCAACATACTGCACCTTATGGCGATGATGCCAATGGCCGTACCTGGCATGGTGTTAGGACTTGGCTACATCTTCTTCTTTAACTCTCCAGCCAATCCGCTGAATGGCTTGTATGGCACAATGACCATCTTAGTGCTTTGTACTGTTGTCCACCTCTACACCGTGGGCCACATGACAGCAATGACCACATTGCGCCAAATTCCTGCGGAAATTGAAGCAGTCGCTGCTTCACTGAAGATACCCCAGTATAAAGCGTTCTTTAAGATATCGGTTCCTCTAGGTCTCCCAGCTATCTTAGACATCGCGAGCTATCTGTTTGTCAACGCAATGACCACCACATCTGGGGTTATTTTCCTATATACCACCGATACGGTCTTAGCTTCTATCGCAGTTATGCACCTTGATGAGATGGGATATACCGCTGCCGCCGCTGCCATGGCCGTAATGATCATGGTGACATCTGCTATAGCGAGAATGATTCACAGCGCTATCAGTTACGTTTTGATTAAACACACTCAGAAATGGCGTTACCGCTGA
- a CDS encoding HAD family hydrolase produces MLNQTHPTPASLYVFDMDETLIAKDLSVLWHQHLVHDLHLADESFLAEDEKMMADYYQGAMDLDGYVEFSMQPIKHLSTTEIDAIADTFIETTAARYVYPQAISLLQELHHQGKTCMIISATVTFLVKALAKHLDIEFAEGVNLHQEGGFYTGKIFGVPSYQAGKVIRLKQWLESQNGEYMATHFYSDSINDLPLLLEVPNPIVVNGCPRLKEHALQSGWQQLSWAL; encoded by the coding sequence ATGCTAAACCAAACTCACCCTACCCCAGCCTCGCTCTATGTTTTTGATATGGATGAAACTCTGATTGCTAAAGATCTGTCCGTACTTTGGCACCAGCATCTCGTGCATGATTTGCACCTAGCAGATGAATCGTTTCTTGCTGAAGATGAAAAGATGATGGCAGATTACTATCAAGGGGCGATGGATCTTGATGGCTATGTCGAGTTCAGTATGCAGCCTATCAAGCACCTTTCCACGACTGAAATCGATGCCATCGCTGATACTTTCATTGAGACAACAGCCGCACGCTATGTTTACCCTCAGGCCATCTCTTTACTGCAAGAGCTACACCATCAGGGCAAAACATGCATGATCATATCTGCAACCGTCACTTTCCTAGTAAAAGCACTCGCAAAACACCTAGACATTGAATTTGCAGAAGGCGTTAACTTGCACCAAGAGGGCGGCTTCTACACTGGTAAAATTTTTGGCGTCCCGAGCTATCAAGCCGGAAAGGTCATTCGATTGAAGCAGTGGCTTGAAAGTCAAAATGGGGAATACATGGCCACCCATTTTTACTCTGATTCAATTAACGATCTGCCTCTGCTGCTCGAAGTACCGAACCCTATCGTCGTCAATGGCTGCCCGAGGCTTAAAGAACATGCCTTGCAATCTGGCTGGCAACAGCTTTCATGGGCTCTTTAA
- a CDS encoding polysaccharide lyase family 7 protein, which produces MTNTLRSCFLAAAVAVAFGAQAAEKAAPADYTQFQDVLKVSKLQASDPEGKSGNKDEYALNGQFDGLILDSFYVDKATQALVFKMAGYKNRSEVRIYKNFNVGESDKYYHLGAEIQPINPSSSVANTDQAKNDAITYLQVHNAGSISADFPDGVSGDGYIPHPLVRVVYEAERSGKKDWYWAVIKNNAVNCGSKSGNKGTEACKNAYIKLPIAPIAQEGTDKFDLYVGGNKLIINHNGKTAVNHDITYWNEKKSYFKAGVYNQFKNGESEAHFYKLTYSVENQPVIH; this is translated from the coding sequence ATGACAAACACACTTAGATCTTGCTTCTTGGCGGCTGCAGTAGCGGTTGCATTTGGTGCGCAAGCTGCAGAGAAGGCTGCGCCAGCAGATTACACGCAATTTCAGGACGTTCTAAAAGTATCTAAACTTCAGGCGTCAGACCCAGAAGGTAAATCAGGTAATAAAGACGAGTATGCCCTAAATGGTCAATTTGACGGTTTAATACTGGATAGCTTTTACGTAGACAAAGCGACACAAGCCCTTGTATTCAAAATGGCGGGATACAAAAACCGTAGTGAAGTTCGTATCTATAAGAATTTCAATGTAGGCGAGTCAGATAAGTATTACCACTTGGGTGCAGAGATTCAACCCATCAACCCAAGCTCATCGGTAGCGAACACTGATCAAGCGAAGAATGACGCAATCACGTACCTTCAGGTTCATAACGCGGGCAGTATTTCTGCAGATTTTCCGGATGGGGTTTCTGGAGATGGGTATATTCCACATCCATTGGTTCGTGTTGTTTACGAGGCAGAGCGCAGTGGTAAGAAAGATTGGTACTGGGCTGTCATTAAGAACAATGCAGTGAACTGTGGTTCTAAGAGCGGCAATAAGGGAACAGAAGCGTGTAAAAATGCTTATATCAAGCTACCAATTGCGCCAATTGCACAAGAAGGTACAGACAAGTTTGATCTCTATGTTGGTGGTAATAAGCTGATCATCAACCATAACGGCAAAACGGCTGTTAACCACGACATCACGTACTGGAACGAGAAGAAAAGCTATTTCAAAGCCGGAGTTTATAACCAGTTTAAGAATGGTGAAAGTGAAGCTCATTTCTACAAGCTAACATATTCGGTAGAAAATCAGCCAGTCATTCACTAA